A window of the Lactuca sativa cultivar Salinas chromosome 7, Lsat_Salinas_v11, whole genome shotgun sequence genome harbors these coding sequences:
- the LOC111895597 gene encoding uncharacterized protein LOC111895597: MASASASATLSPVNLTVVAPTRSSGRTTSTKVTYIKGLNSFGGLKAQNTVAALGLPVSTEQQFANFVYSMKKPSSKNIAGGGGALSSTCNAAAEIFQIAAIMNGLTLVGVAVGFVLLRIEAAVEEAE; encoded by the coding sequence ATGGCATCCGCCTCAGCCTCCGCCACTTTATCTCCGGTCAACTTGACGGTGGTTGCTCCCACCCGCTCTTCCGGGAGAACCACCTCAACCAAAGTCACTTACATCAAGGGACTCAACTCATTCGGTGGCCTTAAAGCTCAGAACACCGTCGCTGCATTAGGACTCCCCGTTTCTACCGAACAGCAATTCGCAAACTTTGTTTACTCAATGAAGAAGCCATCATCCAAGAATATCGCCGGCGGCGGCGGAGCACTCAGCTCCACCTGCAATGCTGCCGCTGAGATTTTCCAGATAGCAGCAATTATGAATGGACTTACTCTTGTTGGAGTTGCAGTTGGTTTTGTTCTTCTCCGAATCGAAGCAGCTGTTGAAGAGGCAGAGTAA
- the LOC111895596 gene encoding uncharacterized protein LOC111895596 codes for MGTLAGHLVPGSALALLGLWHIINTIKSYHLKGPTHFRSSFWHPFWSSISKLAYMELILIIFFSIFSIIMQVLDYPLFSFTFKFNNFEHATMFLHLLIYSGFTLFSELNNKSDTLFEVSGILATSVFGQELFLLYYHSTDHVGLEGHYHWLMQLIVFISLLSSLSVTTFRSNFPSSLVLSISVAFQGFWFINMGFMLWVPEFAPKGCTIRLGHGGDSDMHGAVVCGTHDAFLRARALANLQFSWILAGVLIFVGCVCLFFPKKIANRGQSIQYERLHSRVAEVPLSVVGFKN; via the coding sequence ATGGGAACACTTGCTGGACATCTAGTCCCGGGTTCAGCTCTTGCACTCCTTGGCTTATGGCACATCATCAATACAATCAAATCCTACCACCTCAAAGGTCCGACCCACTTCAGATCAAGCTTTTGGCACCCCTTTTGGAGCTCTATCTCAAAGCTAGCATACATGGAGCTCATTCTTATTATCTTTTTCTCCATATTTTCCATtatcatgcaagttttagactACCCTTTGTTCTCATTCACTTTCAAGTTCAACAACTTCGAGCATGCCACCATGTTCCTCCATCTTCTCATATATTCGGGTTTTACCCTTTTTAGCGAACTCAATAACAAATCCGACACCCTATTCGAGGTGTCAGGAATCCTAGCTACTTCTGTTTTTGGTCAAGAACTTTTCTTACTCTATTATCACTCAACCGATCATGTTGGACTTGAGGGACATTACCATTGGTTAATGCAACTTATAGTGTTTATCTCTCTTCTATCATCTTTATCTGTCACCACTTTCCGATCAAACTTTCCTTCATCTCTAGTTCTTTCTATATCTGTTGCGTTTCAGGGGTTTTGGTTCATTAACATGGGATTCATGTTATGGGTTCCTGAGTTTGCGCCCAAAGGGTGCACCATAAGGTTGGGCCATGGTGGTGACAGCGACATGCATGGTGCAGTCGTGTGTGGGACCCATGATGCGTTTTTAAGAGCTAGAGCACTTGCTAATTTGCAGTTTAGTTGGATACTTGCTGGGGTTTTGATCTTTGTGGGATGTGTATgtttattttttccaaaaaagaTTGCTAATAGGGGTCAGTCGATTCAGTATGAAAGACTTCATAGTAGAGTTGCTGAGGTCCCTCTCTCAGTTGTCGGATTCAAGAACTAA